Part of the Polyangiaceae bacterium genome, TGCTGGTCTCGAAGCAGTCCAGCCCGTGCTCGGCGACGAACACGGTGTGGGGCAGATAGCGAAATGGCGACATGCCCGGCGACCCGTCCGCGGGGATGTCGGGGCCCAGGGAGCGAGTCAGGATCCGAATCGCGTGCTCGGGATCCTCGGGCAGGTGCGCGCGCAGCGCCTCCGCGATGTGGCGCCCGCGGTCCATCAGCTCCAGCCGGCCGAGACCGGCGAGGGCCTGCCGCTCGAAGGCGGCGCCGGGAAACGCGGGGTGCGCCGCGCGGATCTCCTTCGCGATCGCGCTCACCACCGTGCGGTCGAAGAAGCGTTTTAGGCTCGCGGCCATGGCCCCGGCTATTGCACGACGCCGGCGATGGCGCTGCCGAGGCCAGCGAAGTCCGCCCCCAGATCCTTGCCGTCGCTGCCCTTGGCCTTCAGTGAGCTCGATGCCGCGAGCGAGAAGTCGCCACCCGCGAAGTCGCTGAACCCCACGTCGGTCATGCTGGCCGGGAAGAAGTTCCCTGCCGGATAACTCGCCGCGGTCGCGCCGACGATCGCGTTCTTCTCGAACACGACGCCGGGCAAGAAGAAGGCGAGGGCCCCGGTCCCCTCACCCTTGCCGGAGCCGAACGCGCCGTAGTCACCTCTGGCGACGATGTTGTTGGTGAAGCGCGCTTCTTGACCCACGACGACGCTGTCGCCCATCACCAGGCAGGCGTTGCCCGCGCGCGTCGCGGTGTTGTGATCGATCTTCACCTTGACGCTGGGCTTCTGCGGCGCGGTCATCTGGAACACGCGGCCGTCCCCGCCCCACACGTCGCGATTGACGTCGTCCAGCAGGTTGTTCTGGATCAGCACGCGCTGCTGCTGCTGGCTCGGGTGGTTGTCGTCTTCGCCGGAGATGGCGATGCCCGACGCGGTGTGCCGGATCACGTTGTAGACGATGGTCAGATCCTCCACGCTGGACCACGGCGCGCTCCCGTCCTGGTTGCGCGGGGTGAGCACGATGGCGAAGCCGACCTGGGCGTCGGCCCAGTTGTTCTCCAGCACGTTGCCGGCCAGAAGCACGCGGCGCGCGTTCTTGAGCTCGAACAGGTTCTTCTCCGACCAGGAGAGGCTCTTCCACGCCGTGGGCTTGACGATGTGGTTTCGGCAGATGGTGATGTCGGAGGGCACGACGTTCTGGATCGCGGGGTCCGCCCCGCCGAACATGACGTTTTCCCCGGCGCCCTCCAGGTGGTTGTTGACGATCTTGAACGGGCCCGGGCCGCCCCAGCCGGCGATGGCCTGGGAGTCCGCTCCCTGCTCCTTGAAGTCGGCGAACCAGGAGTCGACGATGCCGGTGTCGCGGGAGTTCAGCGCGACGCCGCGCCGGGCTCCCGCGGCGGGATCGCCGCGCACCAGGCAGCGATCGATCACCAGGTGGTGGGGCAGGTCGGCGTCGCTCTTCGCGCCGGAGCCGAAGTCGACGACGTTCGTGGCGTAGGCGCCGGGCTCCGGGGAGATCTCGAGGCCGACCAGGCGGTAGTGGTGCGCGCCCGCCGCCGTGCCGATGGCGCTGCCGACGTTGGCGGGCACGACGATCTTCGCGAGCTTCGACGCATACGACGGGTCGATGCGCTGGCCGGGCGGCGGCAGCTCCGAGTCCGGCACGTCCGACCGGATCACGATCACCGCGTCGCCGGTCTTCTTCGGCAGGGTGAAGGGTCCCTTGAAGGTGGCGCCCCCCTCGAGCCGGAGCTCGTCGCCCGGCGCGGCCGCGTCGAGCGCTGCCTGAAGGTCGCCGCCGGAGGCCACCTTGGTGCTCTTGCCGCTCGGCGCGACGTAGGTCGTGTCCACGCTGGCCTGGGGCAAGGCCTGGGCGATGTCCGGATCGGAGACGATGCCCGGCGGACACTCGCCCGACACCACGCCGCCTCCGCCACCGGTGCCCGCGCCGCCGCCCGTACCGCCGCTCCCGGACGAGCCGCCGCTCCCGGACGAGCCGCCGCTGCCGCTCGCACCGCCGCTCGCCGACTTGCCGCCGCCGTCGTCCGAGCCGCAGGCAGAAATCAGCAACGCGATGACCAGCGCGAAGATCCCCGAAACGCTGCGCAACATGGGTCGCCTCCCCCCTCAACATGACAGGCGCCCGAGGCCCGAGTCCAGCGCGCGCTCAGCGCACCCGATAGCGAATCACCAGCTCCCGGTCGCCGCGCAGCACGCCGACCGCGAAATCACCGCCGTTTCTCAGGCGAGCGAGCGCGAGCAGCGCCGCCTCCGGCCGGCGGGCGTCCACGCCGTTCACCTGCGTGAGCACGTCCCCGTCCACGAGCCCGATGGCGTCGAGCAAGGAGCCCGGGCGGACCCCGCGGAGCGCGAGCCCGCGGGGCGCGAGGGCGACTCGCGCGCCGGCGAGCGGCGCGGAAGCGTTCGGCGGCACCGGAGGCGGAGTCGGAGCACCGGCCGCTCGCGCCAAGCGCGGAGGGTCCGCGACGGGCGGCGGCGGCGGGCACGCCGGCACCGGCGGCGGAGTCGGCTGGCCGATGCCGTGCTCGATCAGCGCGACCACGCCCCGAGCTTGCAGCGCGCTCACCAGGCACAGCGCCGACGGCACCAGGACACCCCAGAGGATCCAACGAAACGCGCTCCGCATGCACGGGCTCCCGTGCGAGCTTCGTGCCAGGCGTGGATCGCGCGCGAAGCGCGTCGAGCACGCGGTCGGGCGTGGCAATGAGTCACGCGCCGAGCGCGCGGAGTGCCAGGATGGCAAGCGAATCGGAACCCGAGTTGCCCGAGGTCCTCAGGGTTCGTGCGGGCATGCAAGCGGCCAGCCTGAGCTCACGGAGCGAGCGCCGTGGCGATCGTGTCTATGCCGAGGAACATCGGCATCGGCTCCGAAACCAGGAGGCCCTCGCGGACTCCTTCGAGCGCCTGGAAGCCGAGGGTCTCGTAGAAGCTCACCGCATCGGGCTTGGCGTCGGTCACCACGCCCACGCAGCCGAGACGGTCTCGCTGCTCGAGCGCCAGGCCGAGCACGTGACGCAAGAGCGCCTTGCCGATGCCGAGTCCCCGAGCTCGCGCGTCGACGCCGAGGCGCGCCAGCCGCAAGACGGGAAGCGGGTAGCCCGGCAGTCGCTTCCGCAGGCGCGCGCTCGGTACGGAGGCGCGCTCGATCGAAGACGGGGCAACTGTGGCGAAGCCCACGATACGCCCTTCGACCAGCGCCACGTACGTGACCGCCAGGTGTAGCTTGAACTGATTCTGGCCAGCGTAGTGCTCGAAGAAGCGATCGAGATCGGCCTGACCACAGGAGAAGGCACTTCGATCGTCGTCCCGCGCGAGCGGACGAAGCTCAACGGTCCTGGCCACGCATCAGCTCGCGCAGCGCTGCGGTCGGCGCCGCCGGACTCTCGAGCAGCGTTACGACCCGATCGAACGCCTTGTCGTCGAGCACGACGCGCACCGGGATGAGCGCTTCGTCGGGCAGCTCCCGTCGCGCTTCCATGAAGTACAGCAGCGCTTGCTCGACCACGAAGTTCTTCTTGAGCCCGTGGCTCTCCGTGAAGCGATCGAGCCTGTCCTTCGTGGCGGCCGAAACCGTCGCCGAGATCTGCGATTGGTCGCTCATCGTTGCCTCCATCGGCCGCCATGCGAAACCATGTGTGACCATGGCAAAACTAGCTCGCTACCTGGACGAAGGCAAGCCCACGCTGAAAAGACTGGGGACCTTGGCCCGATGTTCTCGCCACCAGGCGTCGACGCGAAGTACCTGACGCCAAGCTCTCTTGGTGACGTTGATCCTCACGTCCGCGTTCCGAGCGAGGCGATCACTTCCCTGAGCTCGCACACGTCGCCAGGATCGACCTCGGCGAGGCCTTCGTCGATCGACTGCAGCAACTCCGCTCGCTCCTGCTCGTCCATGCGATCGTGCGGATCGGCCACGTGCAGGAGCACTTCCGCTTCAGCGCCCTCGGGTAGCTCCGTCGGCTCGTCGAGCACGATCTGCCCGTTCTTCACGTGCGCCTTCAGGGCGTTCAAACGGTCGAGCGTGGCACCGCAGCCCGCACCGCCGAGCCCGCGCTCAGAGCCTCAGAGCCTCAGAACCTGCCGCCGTACCCCGCCCACGCGCCGTTCGGCCCGACGCGCACGTCGAGCGCCGCGGCCTCCTTCGGTGGCGCCTTCTTACCGGGCGCGAGCCACAGGTACGCCGCGGCGCCGATGGCGACCACGCCGACGCCGAGGGCGATGTCGCCGATCAGACGCTTCTGCTTGCTGTCCTGCCTCCCCTGCCAGGTGCTCGCCGCGCTCCGCGCGGCTCCGCGCCCGTCTGTCCCCTCCTTATCCGTGCTCGCGCCGGCCTCGCTGCAAGGAAGCATCGGCTGGCCTCGGCGTGGAACTGATGAAGTGGAAGTTGCGCGCGGCCGGCGCTGCGCGCGGATGGAGGGGACGCGCCGTTCCGAGGCTGGTTGCGCCCACGCGCGACGCCAGCCGCAGAGTCTCGGCCGGCGCGGCGGGCGCGGCCGCGCCGGCCCTCACCACGCGACACCTCGGGCGCTGCTCGTCACTGCGGCCGTGTAATGGTGCGTTTGGCCTCGACGGCGGGAGCTCGGCGAGACGCAGCCCGACTTCCACGCGGGGCAGCGAGGTGCACCGATGGACCGCCCGCCGCGGGCCAACGCGCCATTACTCGGACCGCGGCTGCGTTCACCGTGCCCTGGCGGCGCGCCTGATGGCTTGGAGAATACCCACCACGGCGACGGCAGCCAGAACGCCGTCGCCGCTGGGCCCAGCAACCATGGCGCAACCAGC contains:
- a CDS encoding GNAT family N-acetyltransferase; translated protein: MARTVELRPLARDDDRSAFSCGQADLDRFFEHYAGQNQFKLHLAVTYVALVEGRIVGFATVAPSSIERASVPSARLRKRLPGYPLPVLRLARLGVDARARGLGIGKALLRHVLGLALEQRDRLGCVGVVTDAKPDAVSFYETLGFQALEGVREGLLVSEPMPMFLGIDTIATALAP
- a CDS encoding DUF1778 domain-containing protein encodes the protein MSDQSQISATVSAATKDRLDRFTESHGLKKNFVVEQALLYFMEARRELPDEALIPVRVVLDDKAFDRVVTLLESPAAPTAALRELMRGQDR